A window of the Polaribacter batillariae genome harbors these coding sequences:
- a CDS encoding universal stress protein — MKKIVVPVDFSNHSENALKTAAQLAKKTNASIIALHMLDIQEVNLAESPSYQQEKAIFFLKLAEKKFKTFLEKDYLKEVNVVPIIKHYKVFSEINAVGKEVNADLIIMGSHGASGLKEFFMGSNTEKVVRYSEIPVLVIKNELHDVNFKDVVFATDFSKESIPAFKKMLKTLELFNAKKHILYVNLPNENFKTTPEMDALAYQFLMEAEGNADRLINVHFVCSRSIEDGILTFSNAVGADLISTATHGRKGLSHIFSGSISEDLSNHATLPIMTFKI, encoded by the coding sequence ATGAAAAAAATAGTTGTACCCGTAGATTTTTCAAATCACTCAGAAAATGCATTAAAAACTGCAGCACAATTGGCAAAAAAAACAAATGCATCTATAATTGCATTGCATATGTTAGATATACAAGAAGTTAATCTAGCAGAAAGCCCTAGTTATCAGCAAGAAAAAGCCATTTTTTTCTTAAAATTAGCAGAAAAAAAATTTAAAACCTTTTTAGAAAAAGACTATTTAAAAGAGGTAAATGTAGTGCCAATTATAAAACATTACAAAGTGTTTAGCGAAATAAATGCTGTTGGCAAAGAGGTAAATGCCGATTTAATTATTATGGGCTCACATGGTGCTAGCGGTTTAAAAGAGTTTTTTATGGGCTCAAATACAGAAAAAGTAGTTCGTTATTCCGAAATTCCTGTGTTGGTAATTAAAAACGAATTGCACGACGTAAACTTTAAAGATGTCGTATTTGCAACCGATTTTTCAAAAGAATCGATTCCTGCATTTAAAAAAATGCTTAAAACTTTAGAATTATTTAATGCAAAAAAACATATTTTGTACGTAAATTTACCAAACGAAAACTTTAAAACAACACCAGAAATGGATGCATTGGCTTACCAATTTTTAATGGAAGCCGAAGGAAATGCAGACCGTTTGATAAACGTTCATTTTGTTTGTTCTAGATCGATAGAAGATGGTATCTTAACTTTTTCGAATGCAGTTGGTGCCGATTTAATTTCAACGGCAACACATGGTAGAAAAGGATTGTCGCATATTTTTTCTGGAAGCATTTCCGAAGATTTAAGCAACCATGCTACTTTACCAATTATGACTTTTAAAATTTAG
- a CDS encoding toxin-antitoxin system YwqK family antitoxin: MKNSKFIRKLFQKNKNFAPLRFCITLLLTIAFSTNILAQKKYHKEYYKNGQLKQEGWLLNGTKVDYWKYYYKNGSLKKEGRFKNNFEVKYWYFYRPNSNVEKEGHFKKGKKYNWWLFYDEKGNINHKCQLKNNQKNGYCLIYNNKKLVKASKFKDGKKIKEWTDFSSFKDENNLNDLRQ, encoded by the coding sequence ATGAAAAACAGTAAATTTATTCGTAAACTTTTTCAAAAGAATAAAAATTTTGCACCTTTGCGATTTTGTATAACTCTTTTATTAACAATCGCGTTTTCAACAAACATTCTTGCTCAAAAAAAATACCATAAAGAATACTACAAAAATGGGCAACTAAAGCAAGAAGGCTGGCTTTTAAATGGAACAAAGGTAGATTACTGGAAGTATTATTACAAAAATGGGAGTTTAAAAAAAGAAGGACGTTTCAAAAACAATTTTGAAGTAAAATATTGGTATTTTTACCGCCCAAATTCGAATGTAGAAAAAGAAGGGCATTTTAAGAAAGGCAAAAAATATAACTGGTGGTTATTTTATGATGAAAAAGGAAATATAAACCATAAATGTCAACTGAAAAATAATCAAAAAAATGGATATTGCTTAATATACAACAATAAAAAGTTAGTAAAAGCAAGCAAGTTCAAAGATGGAAAAAAAATAAAAGAATGGACAGATTTTTCATCCTTTAAAGATGAAAACAATCTAAATGATTTAAGACAATGA
- a CDS encoding LacI family DNA-binding transcriptional regulator yields MKRLTIKDIAKEFDVSISTVSKALNDSYEISVSTKEKIQKYAKENNYKPNFNALSLKNRQTKTIGILIPNMLNYFFAQVFNGMEKVANEKGYKIISCISNESFQKEVETIEMLSNGSIDGFILSLAEETVLKNDFKHLKELIDNGTPIVMFDRVAESINCDKVITDDFDGAAKTVKYLAKAGSKNIAFISTISNLKVGKKRHQGYLKGLEDANLTVDNNIIINIIDEDYKKYESILEPIFDKNKIDAVIATDESSAIAAMKVAQKKGHKIPENFAVVSFSNGILARHSSPKLTTVSQHGEIMGVTAAEMLINRLESKPEAKQAPQTVIIKTDLVERNSTKKT; encoded by the coding sequence ATGAAAAGACTTACCATAAAAGACATTGCTAAAGAATTTGATGTTTCCATTTCAACAGTATCTAAAGCGTTGAACGATAGTTATGAAATTAGCGTAAGTACGAAAGAGAAAATTCAGAAATACGCTAAAGAGAACAACTACAAACCTAATTTTAATGCGCTAAGCTTAAAAAATAGACAAACAAAAACAATTGGAATTTTAATACCGAATATGTTAAACTATTTTTTCGCACAAGTTTTTAACGGAATGGAAAAAGTAGCCAACGAAAAAGGGTATAAAATTATTTCTTGCATTTCTAACGAATCTTTTCAAAAAGAGGTAGAAACCATAGAAATGCTTTCTAATGGAAGTATAGATGGTTTTATTTTATCGCTTGCAGAAGAAACCGTATTAAAAAACGACTTTAAACATTTAAAAGAATTAATAGATAATGGCACTCCAATTGTTATGTTCGATAGAGTTGCAGAGTCTATAAATTGCGATAAAGTAATTACAGACGATTTTGATGGCGCTGCAAAAACCGTAAAATATTTAGCAAAAGCAGGAAGCAAAAACATCGCTTTTATTTCTACCATTAGTAATTTAAAGGTAGGTAAAAAGAGACATCAAGGATATTTAAAAGGTTTAGAAGACGCAAATTTAACAGTCGATAACAATATTATTATTAATATTATTGATGAAGATTATAAAAAATACGAAAGCATTTTAGAGCCAATTTTCGACAAAAATAAAATAGATGCCGTAATTGCAACCGACGAATCTTCTGCAATTGCAGCGATGAAAGTCGCGCAGAAAAAAGGACATAAAATACCAGAAAACTTCGCTGTAGTTTCTTTTTCGAACGGAATTTTAGCAAGACACTCTAGCCCAAAACTAACAACAGTTAGCCAACATGGAGAAATTATGGGAGTGACTGCTGCAGAAATGCTAATTAATCGATTAGAAAGTAAACCCGAAGCAAAACAAGCACCACAAACAGTAATTATAAAAACCGATTTGGTAGAGCGTAACTCTACAAAAAAAACTTAG
- a CDS encoding glycosyltransferase family 2 protein, whose protein sequence is MTPIIKVIIPAYNEQDSIENVIKDIPKNVQEIIVISNNSTDNTEENAYKAGATVLSENRKGYGYACLKGMEYIADQEKKPDIVVFLDGDYSDYPEQLTEIISPIINKNIDFVIGARVKRLRESGSMTPQQVFGNWLATFLMKLFFGAKFTDLGPFRAIKYNKLLALNMEDKTYGWTVEMQLKVLKQKMSYVEIPVKYRNRIGVSKVSGTVKGSIMAGIKILGWIFKYSFK, encoded by the coding sequence ATGACCCCAATTATAAAAGTTATTATACCTGCTTACAACGAGCAAGATTCTATTGAAAATGTTATAAAAGATATTCCTAAAAACGTACAAGAAATTATTGTTATTAGTAATAATTCTACAGATAATACAGAAGAAAACGCCTACAAAGCTGGTGCTACTGTTTTATCTGAAAATAGAAAAGGGTATGGCTATGCTTGTTTAAAAGGAATGGAATACATTGCAGACCAAGAAAAAAAACCAGACATTGTTGTTTTCTTAGATGGCGATTATTCCGATTATCCAGAGCAATTAACAGAAATTATTTCTCCAATTATTAACAAAAATATCGATTTTGTAATTGGTGCTCGTGTAAAACGACTGCGTGAAAGCGGTTCTATGACTCCACAACAAGTTTTTGGAAATTGGCTTGCAACCTTTTTAATGAAATTATTTTTTGGTGCAAAATTTACAGATTTAGGTCCTTTTAGAGCCATTAAATATAATAAATTACTAGCCTTAAATATGGAAGACAAAACCTATGGCTGGACCGTAGAAATGCAATTAAAAGTATTAAAACAGAAAATGTCTTATGTAGAAATTCCTGTAAAATACAGAAATAGAATTGGTGTTTCTAAGGTTTCTGGAACCGTAAAAGGAAGTATTATGGCCGGAATTAAAATTTTAGGCTGGATTTTTAAATATAGTTTTAAATAA
- a CDS encoding glycoside hydrolase family 113, whose protein sequence is MKTKNFLLSLLISLCFSCKSQTKKINGVSFVASRDTIHKVHIKPVLKAQSNYVALMPFGFIRKLATPKIIYNTNRQWFGETKNGLLQYAKKFQKEGIKIMVKPHIWVYHGEFTGNIKMTSEKNWTILENSYLEFILTYAKAAENLQADILCIGTELEQFVMNRPVYWQKLIKEIRKVYKGKLTYAANWDEFKRVPFWSALDYIGIDAYFPLTDKKTPSVADFEAGWKPHKNEIKQVQKQFKKPILFTEFGYRSIDFSGKEPWNSNRVTENVNLEAQVNGLQAIHNQFWKEEWFAGGFVWKWFHSHDRVGGEKNNRFTPQNKPAEELLRKLYAQ, encoded by the coding sequence ATGAAAACAAAAAACTTCCTTTTATCTCTTTTAATATCGTTATGTTTTTCCTGTAAAAGTCAAACTAAAAAAATTAATGGTGTTAGTTTTGTAGCATCAAGAGATACCATACACAAAGTACATATAAAACCTGTACTAAAGGCACAAAGCAATTATGTTGCTTTGATGCCTTTTGGCTTTATTAGAAAATTAGCTACGCCCAAAATAATTTATAATACAAACAGGCAATGGTTTGGAGAAACCAAAAATGGCTTGCTACAATATGCGAAAAAGTTTCAAAAAGAAGGCATAAAAATTATGGTAAAACCACATATTTGGGTATATCATGGAGAGTTTACTGGAAATATAAAAATGACTTCTGAAAAAAATTGGACAATTTTAGAAAATTCTTATTTAGAATTTATTTTAACCTATGCAAAAGCCGCCGAAAATTTACAAGCAGACATTTTATGCATTGGAACAGAATTAGAGCAATTTGTAATGAATAGGCCCGTTTATTGGCAAAAATTAATCAAAGAAATTAGAAAGGTTTACAAAGGAAAACTTACATACGCAGCAAATTGGGACGAATTTAAAAGAGTGCCTTTTTGGAGTGCATTAGATTACATAGGCATTGATGCTTATTTTCCTTTAACAGATAAAAAAACACCATCAGTTGCAGATTTTGAAGCAGGATGGAAACCACATAAAAACGAAATTAAACAGGTACAAAAACAATTTAAAAAACCTATTTTATTTACAGAGTTCGGTTATAGAAGCATCGATTTTTCAGGAAAAGAACCTTGGAATTCTAATCGAGTAACAGAAAATGTAAATTTAGAAGCACAAGTAAATGGCTTGCAGGCAATACACAATCAGTTTTGGAAAGAAGAGTGGTTTGCAGGCGGTTTCGTTTGGAAATGGTTTCATAGCCACGATCGAGTTGGAGGAGAAAAAAACAACCGATTTACACCACAAAACAAACCTGCAGAAGAATTGCTAAGAAAATTATATGCTCAATAA
- a CDS encoding NAD(P)/FAD-dependent oxidoreductase, which translates to MEHIVIIGNGISGVTAARHIRKNSDKKITIVSAEHKYFFSRTALMYVYMGHMKFEHTQPYEDWFWKKNNIELKKGYVAKVDTENKNLQFSNGTSLTYSKLIIATGSKPNKFGWPGQDLEGVMGMYHKQDLEKLEKHAPNNKVCKRAVIVGGGLIGIELAEMLRSRDIPVTFLVRENSFWNGVLPAQESAMINNHIKEHHIDLRLNTNLKEIKADEFGKVRSVIIEETGEEIFCNVVGLTAGVTPNIDFLKDSNIETKRGVLVNRFLETNVKDVYAIGDCAEQHEAIGQRRNIEAVWYTGRMMGETLAQTICGNKTEYKPGHWFNSAKFLDIEYQTYGWVFSEKSKQENEAYFQWKHPKEHKCITISFDKKSNKFLGINTFGIRMRHEIFDQWLTENQSIEHVLEHLKDANFDPEFYKLHEAEIVKKFNKENNTNIQLKKKSLKRIFSKSY; encoded by the coding sequence ATGGAACACATCGTTATTATTGGTAATGGAATTTCTGGAGTAACTGCAGCCAGACATATCAGAAAAAATTCTGATAAAAAAATTACCATTGTCTCTGCAGAACACAAATATTTTTTCTCACGAACTGCACTTATGTATGTATATATGGGGCATATGAAGTTTGAGCATACACAACCTTACGAAGATTGGTTTTGGAAAAAAAACAACATCGAATTAAAAAAAGGTTATGTTGCAAAAGTAGATACCGAAAATAAAAATTTACAATTCTCTAACGGAACTTCTTTAACCTACTCTAAGTTAATTATTGCAACAGGTTCTAAACCCAATAAATTTGGCTGGCCAGGGCAAGATTTAGAAGGAGTTATGGGAATGTACCATAAACAAGATTTAGAAAAATTAGAAAAACATGCACCTAATAACAAAGTTTGTAAAAGAGCCGTAATTGTTGGTGGTGGTTTAATTGGTATAGAATTGGCAGAAATGTTAAGAAGTAGAGACATTCCTGTTACTTTTTTAGTGCGCGAAAATAGCTTTTGGAACGGAGTTTTACCAGCACAAGAGTCTGCAATGATTAACAATCACATTAAAGAACATCATATAGATTTGCGTTTAAATACAAATTTAAAAGAAATTAAAGCTGATGAATTTGGAAAAGTACGTTCTGTAATTATTGAAGAAACTGGCGAAGAAATTTTTTGTAACGTGGTTGGTTTAACTGCAGGAGTTACACCAAATATCGACTTTTTAAAAGATAGCAATATCGAAACCAAAAGAGGTGTTTTGGTTAACCGTTTTTTAGAAACCAATGTTAAAGATGTTTACGCTATTGGCGATTGTGCAGAACAACACGAAGCGATAGGTCAAAGAAGAAATATCGAAGCAGTTTGGTACACAGGACGTATGATGGGAGAAACACTTGCACAAACGATTTGCGGAAATAAAACAGAGTACAAACCTGGGCATTGGTTTAATTCTGCAAAGTTTTTAGACATCGAATACCAAACTTATGGTTGGGTTTTTAGCGAAAAAAGCAAGCAAGAAAACGAAGCTTATTTTCAATGGAAACACCCAAAAGAACATAAATGCATTACCATTTCTTTTGATAAAAAATCCAACAAGTTTTTAGGAATAAATACTTTTGGCATTCGAATGCGTCACGAAATTTTCGACCAATGGTTAACCGAAAACCAGTCGATTGAACATGTATTGGAACATTTAAAAGATGCCAATTTCGATCCTGAATTTTACAAACTACATGAAGCTGAAATTGTTAAAAAATTCAACAAAGAAAACAATACAAACATTCAACTAAAAAAGAAAAGTTTAAAAAGAATTTTTAGCAAAAGTTACTAA
- a CDS encoding 4Fe-4S binding protein: MKIIKNLGLIIFLTGLAIFIGTIFSGSFNLKQAELNSFLKEQNYKNALIKEALQEAVVTDEALNIFEFSSRVRKAYQKSNDYYDKQIAKYDAEKNWDAKGEQYQYKINGKPHTLSFNLAKKAGKGFVTKNPGLAWFLTFGLGIIGALLFILPNFILLGKPGIKNDHIYHESATNRGFIAWLVLIFLVAFYLVLYFFADYVVNWTFILDPISQFLADRPASQWFVYGFLYCTVMLTMGVRMFIKYRHNKYQIVRTISVLFFQIVFAFLIPEIMASLQMPEYDFKNAFPLDYDFFFEWNLKSLTESGGIGIFILVWGIVLTLVIVPVMVYFFGKRWYCSWVCGCGGLAETLGDPYRQHSNKSLNAWKLERWLIHSVLVFSLVMTLVTLYCYFTGTQSFLGINSQWIKDSYSFLIGAWFAGVIGTGFYPIFGNRVWCRFGCPLAAYLGLVQRFKSRFRITTNGGQCISCGNCSTYCEQGIDVRAYAQKGENIVRASCVGCGVCSAVCPRGVLKLENGPENGRINSTEILLGNDVDLMKLVNEK; this comes from the coding sequence TTGAAAATCATAAAAAATCTAGGTCTAATTATCTTTTTAACAGGATTGGCCATATTTATAGGAACTATTTTTTCGGGCTCATTCAACTTAAAACAAGCCGAGTTAAATTCTTTTTTGAAGGAACAAAATTACAAAAACGCACTAATTAAAGAGGCTTTACAAGAAGCTGTTGTGACAGATGAAGCGTTAAACATCTTCGAATTTTCGAGTCGTGTGCGAAAAGCATATCAAAAATCTAACGATTATTACGATAAGCAAATTGCAAAATACGATGCAGAAAAAAATTGGGACGCGAAAGGCGAACAATATCAATATAAAATTAATGGAAAACCACATACATTAAGTTTTAATTTGGCAAAAAAAGCAGGAAAAGGTTTTGTGACTAAAAATCCTGGTTTGGCTTGGTTTTTAACTTTTGGCTTAGGTATTATTGGAGCTTTATTATTTATTCTTCCGAACTTTATTTTATTAGGAAAACCTGGAATTAAAAACGATCATATTTACCACGAATCTGCAACAAACAGAGGTTTTATTGCATGGTTAGTACTTATCTTTTTAGTTGCCTTTTACTTGGTTTTATATTTCTTTGCAGATTATGTAGTAAATTGGACCTTTATTTTAGATCCAATAAGCCAGTTTTTAGCAGATCGACCTGCAAGCCAGTGGTTTGTTTATGGTTTTTTATACTGTACAGTAATGCTAACTATGGGTGTTCGAATGTTTATAAAATATCGACACAATAAGTATCAAATTGTAAGAACCATTTCTGTTTTATTCTTTCAAATAGTGTTTGCTTTTTTAATTCCAGAAATAATGGCAAGCTTACAAATGCCAGAATACGATTTTAAAAATGCGTTTCCTTTAGATTACGATTTTTTCTTTGAGTGGAATTTAAAAAGCTTAACAGAATCTGGTGGCATTGGAATTTTTATCTTAGTTTGGGGTATTGTTTTAACCCTAGTTATAGTGCCAGTGATGGTTTATTTCTTCGGAAAAAGATGGTATTGTAGTTGGGTTTGTGGATGTGGTGGTTTGGCAGAAACTTTAGGAGATCCTTACAGGCAGCATTCTAATAAAAGTTTAAATGCATGGAAACTAGAAAGATGGTTAATTCATTCTGTGTTAGTTTTCTCTTTAGTGATGACGCTAGTAACGCTTTATTGTTATTTTACAGGGACACAATCGTTTTTAGGAATCAATTCTCAATGGATTAAAGACAGTTATAGCTTTTTAATTGGTGCGTGGTTTGCAGGTGTAATAGGTACCGGTTTTTACCCAATTTTTGGAAACAGAGTTTGGTGCCGTTTTGGCTGCCCTTTGGCTGCATATTTAGGTTTGGTACAACGTTTTAAATCGAGATTTAGAATCACTACAAATGGTGGGCAATGTATTTCTTGTGGAAACTGTTCTACTTATTGCGAGCAAGGAATTGATGTAAGAGCCTACGCACAAAAAGGAGAAAATATCGTTCGTGCAAGTTGTGTAGGGTGTGGAGTGTGCTCTGCAGTTTGTCCAAGAGGCGTTTTAAAATTAGAAAACGGTCCTGAAAATGGAAGAATAAATTCGACTGAAATTTTGCTTGGAAATGATGTAGATTTAATGAAATTGGTAAATGAAAAATAA
- a CDS encoding mannosyltransferase — translation MSFSEKNKAVFLISISVILYFFFAYFLERTAFYMLLFLWLSLFAAFYFLVKNKSISFATYVAIMLLFRIVFLFSIPNLSQDFYRFIWDGRMILNGFNPYLSLPETFIQQNLTPVSNTVELYRGMGELNGSHYTNYPPLNQLCFLIAALFASKSIFGSVIVLRSIIILADIGILYFGKKLLERLNLPIKNIFWYLLNPFIVIEITGNLHFESVMLFFFVWGLYKLHQQKWIWAAVLIACSVSVKLIPLLFLPLFFQWFVPLFNFKKEENSEHKLMSVRALLNLKDLLNEDSKPSLSRTTQFLKLTAFYTIILATTLLLFLPFYSSELIANYSNSVGLWFRNFEFNASFYYIFREIGYLFRGYNEIAIIGKITPILTILVLIYISFFRKNNNLTQLITAMLFGLCFYYFTATTVHPWYLATPLILSVFTKYKFPIVWTFVVIVTYQAYANNPWKENLWLVALEYLIVFSVLILELQQNYKIKKM, via the coding sequence ATGTCTTTTTCAGAAAAAAATAAAGCCGTTTTTTTAATTAGCATTAGTGTAATTCTGTATTTTTTCTTTGCCTATTTTTTAGAAAGAACGGCTTTTTATATGCTTTTATTTCTTTGGCTTTCTTTGTTTGCTGCTTTTTATTTTTTAGTAAAAAATAAAAGTATTTCTTTTGCCACTTATGTGGCAATTATGTTGCTTTTTAGAATTGTTTTCTTATTTTCGATTCCGAATTTGTCACAAGATTTTTATCGATTTATTTGGGATGGGCGCATGATTCTTAATGGATTTAACCCCTATTTATCGCTACCAGAAACTTTTATACAGCAAAACTTAACACCAGTTTCAAATACGGTTGAATTGTATCGTGGAATGGGCGAACTAAATGGAAGCCATTATACAAATTACCCTCCACTAAACCAGTTATGTTTTTTAATTGCAGCCCTTTTTGCAAGCAAAAGCATTTTTGGCTCTGTAATTGTGCTTAGAAGTATTATTATTTTGGCAGATATTGGTATTTTATACTTCGGAAAAAAATTACTCGAAAGGTTAAATTTACCAATTAAAAATATTTTTTGGTATCTTTTAAATCCGTTTATCGTTATAGAAATAACAGGCAATTTGCATTTCGAATCTGTCATGTTATTTTTCTTCGTTTGGGGTTTGTACAAATTACACCAACAAAAATGGATTTGGGCAGCGGTTTTAATCGCTTGCTCTGTTTCTGTAAAATTAATTCCTTTGTTGTTTTTGCCCTTGTTTTTTCAATGGTTTGTGCCACTTTTCAATTTTAAAAAAGAAGAAAATAGCGAACACAAATTAATGTCTGTTCGAGCATTATTGAATTTAAAAGATCTTTTAAATGAAGATAGTAAGCCAAGTTTATCGAGAACGACACAGTTCTTAAAACTAACTGCTTTTTACACAATAATTTTGGCAACCACACTCTTATTATTTCTTCCTTTTTACTCTTCAGAATTAATAGCAAATTATTCCAACTCTGTTGGTTTGTGGTTTCGAAATTTCGAGTTTAATGCTAGCTTTTATTATATTTTTAGAGAAATTGGCTACTTGTTTAGAGGGTATAACGAAATTGCAATTATTGGAAAGATTACACCAATTTTAACAATTTTGGTCTTAATTTACATTTCTTTTTTTAGGAAAAACAACAATTTAACACAACTAATAACAGCCATGTTGTTTGGGTTGTGTTTTTATTATTTTACAGCCACTACAGTGCATCCTTGGTATTTGGCAACACCTTTAATTTTATCTGTTTTTACAAAATATAAATTCCCAATCGTTTGGACCTTTGTGGTTATTGTAACCTATCAAGCCTATGCCAATAATCCTTGGAAAGAAAATTTATGGTTGGTTGCTTTAGAATATTTAATTGTATTTTCGGTCTTAATTTTAGAACTTCAACAAAATTATAAGATAAAGAAAATGTAA
- a CDS encoding cellulose synthase family protein produces the protein MILDIIIFIIITIYSISLLLIFMYALAQLNLLFNYLKAKKETDTSKKFDFTNPNEIPFVTIQLPVYNELYVMKRLLKNIAKLKYPLDKLEIQVLDDSTDESIETTAKEIQKIQEKGIDITHIRRSNRQGFKAGALKEGLRIAKGEFIAIFDADFLPHSDWLYQTVPYFKDEKVGVVQTRWGHINRNYSTLTKIQAFALDAHFTLEQVGRNSKGHFINFNGTAGIWRKECIYDAGNWEGDTLTEDLDLSYRAQLKKWKFKYLENVETPAELPIVISAARSQQFRWNKGGAENFQKMMHRVIRSKNISFKTKIHSVLHLLNSSMFTCIFLVAVLSIPMLYIKNEFEHLKIYFYVMSFFVISSFIFFVCYWHMYKNIYGGGFLNFIKYIGAFFTFFSIAMGFSLHNTIAVLEGHFGKKSEFVRTPKFNIKNIKDAWKTNKYIKKKPSGNVIIEGILAIYFAYGMYSAFVVGNEDGDFGLFPFHLMLFIGFSYVFFKSIFSKA, from the coding sequence ATGATATTAGATATTATCATCTTCATAATAATTACAATTTATTCAATTTCGCTATTGCTTATTTTTATGTATGCTTTGGCACAATTAAATCTACTTTTTAATTACTTAAAAGCAAAAAAAGAAACAGATACTTCAAAAAAATTCGATTTTACAAACCCTAACGAAATTCCGTTTGTAACCATACAATTGCCCGTTTATAACGAGTTGTATGTAATGAAACGTTTGTTAAAAAATATCGCAAAATTAAAATATCCTTTAGACAAATTAGAAATTCAGGTTTTAGACGATTCTACAGACGAATCTATTGAAACCACAGCAAAAGAAATTCAAAAAATTCAAGAAAAAGGAATCGACATTACGCACATTAGAAGAAGTAATAGACAAGGTTTTAAAGCAGGTGCATTAAAAGAAGGCTTAAGAATCGCAAAAGGAGAGTTTATCGCTATTTTCGATGCCGATTTTTTACCTCATAGCGATTGGTTATACCAAACGGTTCCTTATTTTAAAGATGAAAAAGTAGGCGTAGTTCAAACACGCTGGGGGCATATTAATAGAAATTATTCGACCTTAACTAAAATTCAAGCTTTTGCTTTAGATGCGCATTTTACATTAGAACAAGTGGGTAGAAATAGCAAAGGACATTTTATAAATTTTAACGGAACTGCTGGAATTTGGCGTAAAGAATGTATTTACGATGCAGGCAATTGGGAAGGAGATACACTTACAGAAGATTTAGATTTAAGCTACAGAGCACAACTAAAAAAGTGGAAGTTTAAATATTTAGAAAATGTAGAAACCCCTGCAGAATTACCCATTGTAATTAGTGCAGCAAGATCGCAACAATTTCGCTGGAACAAAGGTGGTGCAGAAAATTTTCAAAAAATGATGCATCGTGTAATTCGCAGTAAAAACATTTCTTTTAAAACCAAAATACACAGTGTTTTACATTTGCTAAACAGCTCTATGTTTACCTGTATTTTTTTAGTTGCTGTTTTAAGTATTCCTATGTTATACATTAAAAATGAATTCGAACATTTAAAAATTTATTTTTATGTAATGAGCTTTTTTGTAATCAGCTCTTTTATATTTTTTGTATGTTACTGGCACATGTATAAAAATATTTATGGAGGCGGATTCTTAAATTTTATAAAATATATTGGTGCATTTTTTACCTTCTTTTCTATTGCAATGGGCTTTTCTTTACACAACACAATTGCTGTTTTAGAGGGGCATTTTGGCAAAAAAAGCGAATTTGTAAGAACACCTAAATTTAATATAAAAAACATTAAAGACGCTTGGAAAACCAACAAATACATTAAGAAAAAACCATCTGGTAATGTAATTATAGAAGGTATTTTAGCCATTTATTTTGCTTACGGAATGTACAGTGCTTTTGTTGTTGGCAACGAAGATGGCGATTTTGGTCTTTTTCCTTTTCATCTAATGCTATTTATTGGATTTAGCTATGTGTTTTTTAAATCTATTTTTTCTAAAGCATAA